A genomic region of Colletotrichum destructivum chromosome 5, complete sequence contains the following coding sequences:
- a CDS encoding Putative necrosis inducing protein: MIPSTVLSAWAALLAVTTASPIEKDARNTLLRRKTPAKMNVCAPEGDKKWQPGKPSPSTVIPEQCQQRQGKKPELADTKQTAMDFDMDSCYNTPAGGCRDGPDLGSSNVYSRARCNNGWCAYMYGYYFEKDQMTVCLGHMHDWEHVVVFVEGGAPRYVSVSAHGRYTMRPWGDVLVEGTHVKVVYHKDGPGTHAFRFAKAEDDARQENHLGKWFVCDPPRSSVVVSRRHLDCRIQLLTAWQYGDLIGWNGFPSAAVREKMTGKSWGKAKIDFTDERFGDTLKSAIQAQGSTPYIVNMDADVDDGSPGMPAYCPNHFWRVE; encoded by the coding sequence ATGATCCCCAGCACTGTCTTAAGCGCCTGGGCCGCGCTGCTTGCTGTGACAACCGCTTCTCCCATCGAAAAAGATGCCAGGAATACCCTCCTGCGGCGTAAAACGCCCGCCAAGATGAACGTTTGTGCCCCCGAAGGAGACAAAAAGTGGCAGCCTGGTAAGCCTTCCCCGAGTACCGTTATCCCTGAGCAGTGTCAACAACGACAAGGGAAGAAACCCGAGCTGGCTGACACAAAACAAACAGCAATGGATTTCGACATGGACAGCTGCTACAACAcgcccgccggcggctgccGCGACGGGCCGGACCTCGGGAGCAGCAACGTGTActcgcgcgcgcgctgcAACAACGGCTGGTGCGCGTACATGTACGGCTACTACTTCGAGAAGGACCAGATGACCGTCTGCCTCGGGCACATGCACGACTGggagcacgtcgtcgtcttcgtcgagggcggcgcgccgAGGTATGTGTCCGTGTCGGCGCATGGGCGGTACACGATGAGGCCGTGGGGagacgtcctcgtcgagggcacGCATGTCAAGGTCGTCTATCACAAGGACGGGCCGGGGACGCACGCTTTCCGGTTCGCCAAGGCGGAGGACGATGCGAGGCAGGAGAATCATCTGGGGAAGTGGTTTGTATGTGATCCCCCCCGGAGCTCTGTGGTAGTATCACGGAGACATCTCGATTGTAGAATACAGCTGCTGACAGCTTGGCAGTACGGAGACCTCATCGGCTGGAACGGCTTCCCTTCTGCTGCCGTCCGAGAAAAGATGACGGGCAAGTCTTGGGGAAAGGCCAAGATCGACTTCACGGACGAGCGGTTCGGAGACACACTGAAGAGCGCCATCCAGGCCCAGGGCAGCACGCCATACATTGTCAACATGGACGCGGATGTTGACGACGGATCTCCCGGTATGCCTGCCTATTGCCCGAATCACTTCTGGCGGGTAGAATGA